One window from the genome of Chaetodon trifascialis isolate fChaTrf1 chromosome 20, fChaTrf1.hap1, whole genome shotgun sequence encodes:
- the mrps24 gene encoding small ribosomal subunit protein uS3m: MAASLSSTGSVRLLGVLARSVSLCSSSGSRSLHVTAVCCKNRAARVRIGKGDRPLTYEEVLHPHQIGHRKGWLSHHTSNLKGEEGAAERTMEDMFIRRFMFGTFHACKANELVIKRRGNLLVVCAVMLQKLPPPKYYFLIGYSEALLSHYYKCPVKLEIQTLQDKAVYKYL; encoded by the exons ggtgTCTTAGCCCGGTCCGTCTCATTATGCAGCTCCTCTGGAAGCAGAAGCCTCCATGTCACTGCAGTGTGCTGCAAG aatCGAGCAGCTCGTGTCCGCATTGGCAAAGGAGACAGACCTTTGACCTACGAGGAGGTGCTTCACCCTCATCAGATTGGCCACCGCAAAGGATGGTTGTCACATCATACCA GTAACCTCAAAGGAGAAGAGGGCGCAGCTGAGCGTACCATGGAGGACATGTTCATAAGGCGTTTCATGTTCGGGACCTTCCACGCCTGCAAGGCCAATGAGCTCGTGATCAAACGGCGTGGCAACCTGCTCGTAGTGTGCGCTGTAATGTTGCAGAAATTACCACCACCTAAGTATTACTTCTTAATCGGTTATTCGGAGGCACTGCTGTCGCACTACTACAAATGCCCCGTCAAGTTAGAGATTCAGACGCTGCAGGATAAAGCTGTGTACAAGTACCTCTGA